One Capricornis sumatraensis isolate serow.1 chromosome 8, serow.2, whole genome shotgun sequence genomic region harbors:
- the ROBO4 gene encoding roundabout homolog 4 isoform X1 yields the protein MGAGGARLLGVHWALPLLLLTGSMAQDFPPQILVHPEDQLFQGPDPARMSCRASGQPPPTIRWLLDGHPLSMVPPDVHHLLPDGTLLLLRPPPRGRAHDDRTRSTDLGVYTCEASNRLGTAVSRGARLSMAVLQEDFQVQPRDTVAAVGEQVLLQCEPPWGHPEPTVSWWKDEKPLALQPGRHSVSQGSLLMARAEKSDAGIYMCVATNSAGRRQSRVARVSIQEPQDYKEPLELLAVHIQLENVTLLNPDPKKGTKPGPAVWLSWKVSGPAAPAQSYTALFRTQAAPGGQGAPWAEALLAGWQSAELGGLHWGQDYEFKVRPSSGRAQGPDSNVLLLRLPEQVPSAPPQEVTLKPGNGSILVSWVPPPAENHNGIIRGYQVWSLGNTSLPPANWTVVGEQTQLEIATHMSGSYCVQVAAVTGAGAGQPSSPVCLLLEQAMERAAQQPSAHSPWTLEQLWAALKRPEVIASGGVVVWLLLLGTAVCIHRRRRAGVRLGPGLYRYTSEDAILKHRMDHSDSPWLADTWRSTSGSRDLSSSSSLSSRLGVDPRDPLDGRRSLISWDPRSPGVPLLPDTSTFYGSLIAEGPSSPPARPSPQAPAARRLTPQLAQLSSPWPSSDSLCGRRGLSSPRLSLAPAEAWKARKKQELHQANSSPLLRASHPAELWACDLGNRGSKNFSQSPGAVPRALVAWRALGPQLLSSSSELMTRPLPPVPLTPRGPPTQSQQTQHSVEPPAPTSPPPPAAPVPALIPSSTLHLSSPQASSLSGPSPASSRLSSSSLSSLGEDQDSVLTPEEVALCLELSEGEETPRNSVSPMPRAPSPPITYGYISVPTASDLADMGRPGGGVGSEVRGLLCPPRPCLTPTPSEGSLANGWGSASEDNGPSARASLVSSSDGSFLADAHFARALAVAADSFGFGLEPREADCVFTDASSPPSPRDDLSLTSTLSLTPWEWRSDWLEDIEKNPTQWLGRGLPPWLPESRISSQKSQLSSPVPKAGDSS from the exons ATGGGCGCTGGAGGAGCGCGCCTCCTCGGGGTCCACTGGGCCCTGCCTCTCCTGCTCCTCACGG GAAGCATGGCCCAGGATTTCCCACCCCAGATCCTAGTCCATCCTGAGGACCAGCTGTTCCAGGGCCCCGACCCGGCCAGGATGAGCTGCCGGGCCTCAGGTCAGCCGCCTCCCACCATCCGCTGGCTGCTGGACGGGCACCCCCTGAGCATGGTGCCCCCAGACGTTCACCACCTCCTCCCGGACGGAACCCTCCTGCTTCTGCGGCCCCCTCCCCGGGGACGTGCCCACGATGACCGCACCCGATCCACGGACCTGGGAGTCTACACCTGTGAGGCCAGCAACCGGCTGGGCACGGCAGTGAGCCGGGGCGCACGGCTGTCCATGGCTG TCCTCCAGGAGGATTTCCAGGTCCAGCCTCGGGACACAGTGGCTGCAGTGGGCGAGCAGGTGCTTCTGCAGTGCGAGCCACCCTGGGGCCACCCAGAGCCCACTGTCTCATGGTGGAAGGATGAGAAACCCCTGGCCCTGCAGCCAGGGCGGCACTCG GTGTCCCAAGGCTCCCTGCTGATGGCAAGAGCAGAGAAGAGTGACGCGGGGATCTACATGTGTGTggccaccaacagtgcaggacgACGGCAGAGCCGGGTGGCCAGGGTGTCCATCCAGG AGCCCCAGGACTACAAGGAGCCCCTGGAGCTTCTGGCTGTGCACATTCAGCTGGAAAACGTGACCCTGCTGAACCCAGACCCCAAGAAGGGCACCAAGCCTGGGCCAGCTGTATGGCTCAGCTGGAAG GTGAGCGGCCCCGCTGCACCTGCTCAGTCCTACACGGCCCTGTTCAGGACCCAGGCCGCCCCTGGGGGCCAGGGAGCCCCGTGGGCAGAGGCCCTGCTGGCTGGCTGGCAGAGCGCAGAGCTTGGGGGCCTCCACTGGGGCCAAGACTACGAGTTCAAAGTGAGACCGTCCTCTGGCCGCGCTCAAGGCCCCGACAGCAACGtgctgctcctgaggctgcctgaACAAG TGCCCAGTGCCCCTCCCCAGGAGGTGACCCTAAAACCTGGCAACGGCAGTATCCTTGTGAGCTGGGTCCCACCACCTGCTGAAAACCACAACGGCATCATCCGTGGCTACCAG GTCTGGAGCCTGGGCAACACCTCGTTGCCCCCGGCCAACTGGACCGTGGTGGGTGAGCAGACCCAGCTGGAGATTGCCACACACATGTCAGGTTCCTACTGCGTGcaagtggctgcagtcactggcgCAGGCGCTGGGCAGCCCAGCAGCCCTGTCTGCCTCCTATTAG AGCAGGCCATGGAGCGAGCTGCCCAGCAACCCAGTGCGCATAGCCCATGGACCCTGGAGCAGCTGTGGGCAGCCTTGAAGCGGCCAGAGGTCATTGCCAGCGGGGGCGTCGtggtgtggctgctgctgctgggcacTGCCGTGTGCATCCACCGCCGGCGCCGAGCTGGAGTGCGCCTGGGCCCAG GTCTGTACAGGTACACCAGTGAAGATGCCATCTTAAAACACAG GATGGATCACAGCGACTCCCCCTGGCTGGCGGACACGTGGCGCTCCACCTCTGGCTCTCGAgacctcagcagcagcagcagcctcagcagTCGGCTGGGAGTGGACCCCCGGGACCCGCTAGACGGTCGCCGCTCTT TGATCTCCTGGGATCCCCGAAGCCCTGGGGTGCCCCTGCTTCCTGACACCAGCACTTTCTATGGCTCCCTCATCGCCGAGGGGCCTTCCAGCCCCCCAGCCCGGCCAagcccccaggccccagctgcCAGGCGGCTCACACCCCAGCTGGCTCAGCTCTCCAGCCCCTGGCCCAGTTCGGACAGCCTCTGTGGCCGCCGGGGCCTCTCTTCCCCACGCTTGTCTCTGGCCCCTGCAGAGGCCTGGAAGGCCAGAAAGAAGCAGG AGTTGCACCAGGCGAACAGCTCCCCACTGCTCCGGGCCAGCCACCCTGCGGAGCTCTGGGCCTGTGACTTGGGCAACAGAGGCTCCAAGAACTTTTCCCAAAGCCCAG GAGCTGTGCCCCGTGCTCTGGTGGCCTGGCGGGCGCTGGGACCACAGCTCCTCAGCTCCTCCAGTGAGCTGATGACTCGCCCTTTGCCCCCAGTACCCCTCACTCCCCGTGGACCCCCCACTCAGAGTCAACAGACCCA GCACTCGgtggagcccccagcccccacctcccctccaccGCCAGCAGCCCCCGTCCCCGCCCTCATTCCCTCCAGTACCCTCCACCTCTCCAGCCCCCAGGCCTCTTCCCTCTCTGGTCCCAGCCCAGCATCCAGCCGCCTGTCCAGCTCGTCGCTGTCCTCCCTGGGGGAGGATCAGGACAGTGTGCTGACCCCTGAGGAGGTGGCCCTGTGCCTGGAGCTCAGTGAGGGTGAGGAGACCCCCAG GAACAGTGTCTCTCCGATGCCAAGGGCGCCTTCCCCTCCCATCACCTATGGCTACATCAGCGTCCCCACGGCCTCAGACCTAGCGGACATGGGCAggcctggaggaggggtggggtccGAGGTGAGGGGCTTGCTGTGCCCACCTCGGCCCTGCCTCACACCCACCCCCAGTGAGGGCTCCTTGGCCAACGGCTGGGGCTCAGCCTCAGAGGACAACGGCCCCAGCGCCAGAGCCAGCCTGGTCAGCTCCTCCGATGGCTCCTTCCTGGCTGATGCCCACTTCGCCCGGGCCCTGGCCGTGGCTGCGGACAGCTTTGGCTTTGGTCTGGAGCCGAGGGAAGCAGACTGCGTCTTCACGG ACGCTTCGTCACCTCCCTCCCCTCGGGACGACCTCTCTCTGACTTCCACCCTTTCCCTGACCCCGTGGGAGTGGAGGTCAGACTGGTTGGAGGACATTGAGAAAAATCCCACCCAGTGGCTGGGAAGGGGGCTGCCTCCCTGGCTGCCTGAATCTCGGATCTCTTCCCAGAAAAGTCAGCTCAGCTCTCCTGTGCCCAAAGCTGGCG ACTCCTCCTGA
- the ROBO4 gene encoding roundabout homolog 4 isoform X2, protein MAQDFPPQILVHPEDQLFQGPDPARMSCRASGQPPPTIRWLLDGHPLSMVPPDVHHLLPDGTLLLLRPPPRGRAHDDRTRSTDLGVYTCEASNRLGTAVSRGARLSMAVLQEDFQVQPRDTVAAVGEQVLLQCEPPWGHPEPTVSWWKDEKPLALQPGRHSVSQGSLLMARAEKSDAGIYMCVATNSAGRRQSRVARVSIQEPQDYKEPLELLAVHIQLENVTLLNPDPKKGTKPGPAVWLSWKVSGPAAPAQSYTALFRTQAAPGGQGAPWAEALLAGWQSAELGGLHWGQDYEFKVRPSSGRAQGPDSNVLLLRLPEQVPSAPPQEVTLKPGNGSILVSWVPPPAENHNGIIRGYQVWSLGNTSLPPANWTVVGEQTQLEIATHMSGSYCVQVAAVTGAGAGQPSSPVCLLLEQAMERAAQQPSAHSPWTLEQLWAALKRPEVIASGGVVVWLLLLGTAVCIHRRRRAGVRLGPGLYRYTSEDAILKHRMDHSDSPWLADTWRSTSGSRDLSSSSSLSSRLGVDPRDPLDGRRSLISWDPRSPGVPLLPDTSTFYGSLIAEGPSSPPARPSPQAPAARRLTPQLAQLSSPWPSSDSLCGRRGLSSPRLSLAPAEAWKARKKQELHQANSSPLLRASHPAELWACDLGNRGSKNFSQSPGAVPRALVAWRALGPQLLSSSSELMTRPLPPVPLTPRGPPTQSQQTQHSVEPPAPTSPPPPAAPVPALIPSSTLHLSSPQASSLSGPSPASSRLSSSSLSSLGEDQDSVLTPEEVALCLELSEGEETPRNSVSPMPRAPSPPITYGYISVPTASDLADMGRPGGGVGSEVRGLLCPPRPCLTPTPSEGSLANGWGSASEDNGPSARASLVSSSDGSFLADAHFARALAVAADSFGFGLEPREADCVFTDASSPPSPRDDLSLTSTLSLTPWEWRSDWLEDIEKNPTQWLGRGLPPWLPESRISSQKSQLSSPVPKAGDSS, encoded by the exons ATGGCCCAGGATTTCCCACCCCAGATCCTAGTCCATCCTGAGGACCAGCTGTTCCAGGGCCCCGACCCGGCCAGGATGAGCTGCCGGGCCTCAGGTCAGCCGCCTCCCACCATCCGCTGGCTGCTGGACGGGCACCCCCTGAGCATGGTGCCCCCAGACGTTCACCACCTCCTCCCGGACGGAACCCTCCTGCTTCTGCGGCCCCCTCCCCGGGGACGTGCCCACGATGACCGCACCCGATCCACGGACCTGGGAGTCTACACCTGTGAGGCCAGCAACCGGCTGGGCACGGCAGTGAGCCGGGGCGCACGGCTGTCCATGGCTG TCCTCCAGGAGGATTTCCAGGTCCAGCCTCGGGACACAGTGGCTGCAGTGGGCGAGCAGGTGCTTCTGCAGTGCGAGCCACCCTGGGGCCACCCAGAGCCCACTGTCTCATGGTGGAAGGATGAGAAACCCCTGGCCCTGCAGCCAGGGCGGCACTCG GTGTCCCAAGGCTCCCTGCTGATGGCAAGAGCAGAGAAGAGTGACGCGGGGATCTACATGTGTGTggccaccaacagtgcaggacgACGGCAGAGCCGGGTGGCCAGGGTGTCCATCCAGG AGCCCCAGGACTACAAGGAGCCCCTGGAGCTTCTGGCTGTGCACATTCAGCTGGAAAACGTGACCCTGCTGAACCCAGACCCCAAGAAGGGCACCAAGCCTGGGCCAGCTGTATGGCTCAGCTGGAAG GTGAGCGGCCCCGCTGCACCTGCTCAGTCCTACACGGCCCTGTTCAGGACCCAGGCCGCCCCTGGGGGCCAGGGAGCCCCGTGGGCAGAGGCCCTGCTGGCTGGCTGGCAGAGCGCAGAGCTTGGGGGCCTCCACTGGGGCCAAGACTACGAGTTCAAAGTGAGACCGTCCTCTGGCCGCGCTCAAGGCCCCGACAGCAACGtgctgctcctgaggctgcctgaACAAG TGCCCAGTGCCCCTCCCCAGGAGGTGACCCTAAAACCTGGCAACGGCAGTATCCTTGTGAGCTGGGTCCCACCACCTGCTGAAAACCACAACGGCATCATCCGTGGCTACCAG GTCTGGAGCCTGGGCAACACCTCGTTGCCCCCGGCCAACTGGACCGTGGTGGGTGAGCAGACCCAGCTGGAGATTGCCACACACATGTCAGGTTCCTACTGCGTGcaagtggctgcagtcactggcgCAGGCGCTGGGCAGCCCAGCAGCCCTGTCTGCCTCCTATTAG AGCAGGCCATGGAGCGAGCTGCCCAGCAACCCAGTGCGCATAGCCCATGGACCCTGGAGCAGCTGTGGGCAGCCTTGAAGCGGCCAGAGGTCATTGCCAGCGGGGGCGTCGtggtgtggctgctgctgctgggcacTGCCGTGTGCATCCACCGCCGGCGCCGAGCTGGAGTGCGCCTGGGCCCAG GTCTGTACAGGTACACCAGTGAAGATGCCATCTTAAAACACAG GATGGATCACAGCGACTCCCCCTGGCTGGCGGACACGTGGCGCTCCACCTCTGGCTCTCGAgacctcagcagcagcagcagcctcagcagTCGGCTGGGAGTGGACCCCCGGGACCCGCTAGACGGTCGCCGCTCTT TGATCTCCTGGGATCCCCGAAGCCCTGGGGTGCCCCTGCTTCCTGACACCAGCACTTTCTATGGCTCCCTCATCGCCGAGGGGCCTTCCAGCCCCCCAGCCCGGCCAagcccccaggccccagctgcCAGGCGGCTCACACCCCAGCTGGCTCAGCTCTCCAGCCCCTGGCCCAGTTCGGACAGCCTCTGTGGCCGCCGGGGCCTCTCTTCCCCACGCTTGTCTCTGGCCCCTGCAGAGGCCTGGAAGGCCAGAAAGAAGCAGG AGTTGCACCAGGCGAACAGCTCCCCACTGCTCCGGGCCAGCCACCCTGCGGAGCTCTGGGCCTGTGACTTGGGCAACAGAGGCTCCAAGAACTTTTCCCAAAGCCCAG GAGCTGTGCCCCGTGCTCTGGTGGCCTGGCGGGCGCTGGGACCACAGCTCCTCAGCTCCTCCAGTGAGCTGATGACTCGCCCTTTGCCCCCAGTACCCCTCACTCCCCGTGGACCCCCCACTCAGAGTCAACAGACCCA GCACTCGgtggagcccccagcccccacctcccctccaccGCCAGCAGCCCCCGTCCCCGCCCTCATTCCCTCCAGTACCCTCCACCTCTCCAGCCCCCAGGCCTCTTCCCTCTCTGGTCCCAGCCCAGCATCCAGCCGCCTGTCCAGCTCGTCGCTGTCCTCCCTGGGGGAGGATCAGGACAGTGTGCTGACCCCTGAGGAGGTGGCCCTGTGCCTGGAGCTCAGTGAGGGTGAGGAGACCCCCAG GAACAGTGTCTCTCCGATGCCAAGGGCGCCTTCCCCTCCCATCACCTATGGCTACATCAGCGTCCCCACGGCCTCAGACCTAGCGGACATGGGCAggcctggaggaggggtggggtccGAGGTGAGGGGCTTGCTGTGCCCACCTCGGCCCTGCCTCACACCCACCCCCAGTGAGGGCTCCTTGGCCAACGGCTGGGGCTCAGCCTCAGAGGACAACGGCCCCAGCGCCAGAGCCAGCCTGGTCAGCTCCTCCGATGGCTCCTTCCTGGCTGATGCCCACTTCGCCCGGGCCCTGGCCGTGGCTGCGGACAGCTTTGGCTTTGGTCTGGAGCCGAGGGAAGCAGACTGCGTCTTCACGG ACGCTTCGTCACCTCCCTCCCCTCGGGACGACCTCTCTCTGACTTCCACCCTTTCCCTGACCCCGTGGGAGTGGAGGTCAGACTGGTTGGAGGACATTGAGAAAAATCCCACCCAGTGGCTGGGAAGGGGGCTGCCTCCCTGGCTGCCTGAATCTCGGATCTCTTCCCAGAAAAGTCAGCTCAGCTCTCCTGTGCCCAAAGCTGGCG ACTCCTCCTGA